One Artemia franciscana chromosome 6, ASM3288406v1, whole genome shotgun sequence DNA window includes the following coding sequences:
- the LOC136028452 gene encoding uncharacterized protein LOC136028452: MYTWYCNDGKTKKMLDYLIVRRCWLSSVQIYRLYRGAELNNTNHGLVSARIKLRLRANKSKSSSSRKIDTYRRKQDSLVCERYMVEVSNRFEALQQCSESDSAWNTFKVDVLTTATEVVGLKWRIKKEWIGNKTFEVIEQRRRERLRGDMTLQTAQQTK; encoded by the coding sequence ATGTACACATGGTACTGCAATGATGGCAAGACAAAAAAGATGCTTGACTACCTCATTGTACGACGATGCTGGCTTTCGTCTGTCCAGATCTACCGCTTATACAGAGGTGCTGAGCTCAACAATACCAACCATGGTCTTGTTTCTGCAAGAATCAAACTCCGGCTGAGGGCCAACAAGAGTAAATCTTCTTCTTCCAGGAAGATAGACACCTATCGACGGAAGCAAGATTCTTTGGTTTGTGAGCGGTATATGGTTGAGGTCTCTAACCGCTTTGAGGCCCTTCAGCAGTGCTCAGAAAGCGATTCAGCGTGGAACACTTTCAAGGTTGATGTTCTCACTACAGCTACAGAAGTTGTGGGCTTGAAGTGGCGAATAAAGAAAGAGTGGATTGGCAACAAGACGTTCGAAGTGATCGAGCAGAGACGGCGAGAAAGACTACGAGGAGATATGACTCTACAGACAGCTCAACAAACAAAGTAA